In the Arthrobacter sp. 31Y genome, one interval contains:
- a CDS encoding pentapeptide repeat-containing protein — protein MAAAKVAAPKISPVRLDELRDDDAPDFQRGERYDGVRLTRVSADGEELSGADFIECELNGVSFNEAQLRGATFRECIFSEPYAPVFMAARTSWQDVEITNPRWGSAELYEGNWRSVRIDGGKLDYVNLRGSKLMDLQISDCIINELDLGGCTGTRLALKNCTIGTLDVTGAKLKDVDLRTSEFRGINGLAGLAGVVIDDYQLSLMAPLLAGHLGIRVL, from the coding sequence ATGGCGGCTGCGAAGGTTGCCGCGCCCAAGATTTCGCCGGTACGCCTGGATGAACTGCGCGACGACGACGCCCCGGACTTCCAGCGTGGCGAACGGTACGACGGCGTCAGGCTCACCCGTGTTTCCGCCGACGGAGAGGAACTGAGCGGCGCCGATTTCATTGAGTGCGAGCTGAACGGGGTCTCCTTCAACGAGGCTCAACTGCGGGGTGCGACGTTCCGCGAGTGCATCTTCTCCGAGCCGTATGCCCCGGTCTTCATGGCTGCGCGGACTTCCTGGCAGGACGTGGAGATCACCAATCCACGGTGGGGATCGGCCGAACTCTATGAGGGAAACTGGCGCTCTGTCCGAATTGATGGCGGCAAGCTGGACTATGTGAACCTGCGTGGCTCCAAGCTCATGGATCTTCAGATTTCCGATTGCATCATCAATGAGCTTGATCTTGGCGGCTGTACGGGTACGCGGTTGGCCTTGAAGAACTGCACCATCGGCACGCTGGATGTCACGGGTGCCAAGCTCAAGGACGTGGACCTGCGGACCTCGGAGTTCCGTGGAATCAACGGATTGGCCGGGCTCGCGGGAGTGGTGATCGATGACTATCAGCTGAGCCTCATGGCACCGCTGCTGGCCGGGCATTTGGGAATTCGAGTGCTCTGA
- a CDS encoding DUF4097 family beta strand repeat-containing protein has product MATFQTPQPIAVVIDVSVRGDIWILARDHPTTEVTVQPRKAKRSVDVRMAEQTTVDYSDGRLQVRLHPSFRHSWFSDGGAVELTVEVPSGSSLELRSAMGDLRCEGEFAAADLKTDMGHIRVDHCGELRAHTDMGDITVEHASGRSRIKTGSGKIRISHLDGVATVKNGNGNTYIAHASGELSVSAANGDISLERAGLSTTVKTSSGDITVGDVAAGSLTVQTAAGTLAVGVREGTAAWLDLNTKYGRVRNALEATSGPGDTTDKVEIRARNAYGDIAVTRSPVSGR; this is encoded by the coding sequence ATGGCGACCTTCCAGACCCCCCAGCCAATCGCCGTCGTGATTGACGTCTCCGTCCGCGGCGATATATGGATCCTGGCCCGCGACCACCCCACCACCGAAGTGACGGTCCAGCCCCGCAAAGCCAAGCGAAGCGTGGACGTCAGGATGGCTGAGCAGACCACCGTGGACTACTCGGACGGCCGCCTGCAGGTGAGGCTTCACCCATCGTTCCGCCACAGCTGGTTCAGCGACGGCGGCGCGGTGGAGCTCACCGTGGAGGTTCCCAGCGGCAGCAGCCTGGAGCTGAGGTCCGCAATGGGAGACCTCCGCTGCGAAGGCGAATTCGCCGCAGCCGACCTCAAGACCGACATGGGCCACATCCGCGTCGATCACTGCGGCGAGCTAAGGGCACACACGGACATGGGCGACATCACGGTGGAACACGCCTCGGGCCGGTCCCGGATAAAGACCGGCTCAGGAAAAATCCGCATCAGTCACCTGGACGGGGTCGCCACCGTAAAGAACGGCAACGGCAACACTTACATCGCCCACGCTTCCGGGGAACTGAGCGTCAGCGCAGCCAATGGCGACATTTCGCTTGAGCGGGCCGGGCTTTCCACCACCGTCAAGACATCCAGCGGTGATATCACCGTGGGTGACGTGGCCGCTGGCAGCCTCACTGTTCAAACCGCAGCAGGCACACTGGCAGTGGGTGTGCGCGAAGGCACTGCCGCGTGGCTTGATCTCAACACCAAATACGGACGGGTCCGCAATGCCCTCGAAGCCACCAGCGGACCGGGGGACACCACGGACAAGGTGGAGATTCGCGCCCGCAACGCCTACGGCGACATCGCGGTGACACGGTCCCCCGTCAGCGGGCGGTAG
- a CDS encoding amino acid permease, with protein MPQSTPTDLQSSKASSAASDSNLSAEGYQKTLSRRHVTMIAMGGAIGVGLFMGAGGRLASTGPALIFSYAIAGVIAYLLMRALGELIMYRQTSGSFVSYAGEMFGKKGAFLSGWMYFINWAMTGIAELIAIGLYFQFFFPNVPIELSAIAALVLLVAVNLFSVKAFGEFEFWASCLKVAAIVIFLAVGTFMVVTNAKVGDGNASVANLFHEDGGMFPKGGLVMILVLNAVIFAYNAIELVGITAGEMENPEREVPKAIRAVVIRIVVFYVGSVTLLAMLLPSDQYVAGTSPFVTVFGQMGLGWMGDVMNMIVITAALSSCNSGLYSIGRIFRTMANNGHAPQWLTKMSTRHVPYAAILAIGGVYLVGILLNIWLGGSHAFDLALNTASIGVIFTWGSIFASQIALRKKRGNVSSLPMPGSPWTSWVGLIALLAITVLIGFDSMTDKETGEVFLLGLWTLATIPFFALVLWLGWQKVKNNEPKSELFS; from the coding sequence GTGCCGCAAAGTACTCCCACAGATCTCCAGAGCTCCAAGGCCTCATCTGCAGCCTCGGACTCCAACCTCAGCGCCGAGGGATATCAGAAGACCCTGAGCCGGCGCCACGTCACCATGATCGCCATGGGTGGCGCAATCGGCGTCGGCCTGTTCATGGGCGCGGGTGGCCGTCTGGCCTCCACCGGCCCGGCCCTGATTTTCTCCTACGCCATTGCCGGCGTCATCGCTTACCTGCTGATGCGCGCCCTCGGCGAACTCATCATGTACCGCCAGACCTCCGGCTCCTTTGTGAGCTACGCCGGCGAAATGTTCGGCAAGAAGGGCGCCTTCCTCTCCGGGTGGATGTACTTCATCAACTGGGCCATGACAGGCATTGCTGAGCTCATCGCGATCGGCCTGTACTTCCAGTTCTTCTTCCCCAACGTGCCCATTGAACTGTCCGCCATAGCCGCATTGGTGCTGCTGGTGGCTGTGAACCTGTTCAGCGTCAAGGCGTTCGGCGAGTTCGAATTCTGGGCGTCCTGCCTGAAGGTCGCGGCAATCGTGATCTTCCTGGCTGTTGGCACGTTCATGGTTGTCACCAACGCCAAGGTGGGCGACGGAAACGCGTCTGTGGCCAACCTCTTCCACGAAGACGGCGGCATGTTCCCCAAGGGCGGCCTGGTGATGATCCTGGTCCTCAACGCCGTGATCTTCGCTTACAACGCCATTGAGCTCGTCGGTATCACCGCTGGTGAGATGGAAAACCCGGAACGCGAAGTTCCCAAGGCGATCCGCGCCGTCGTGATCCGCATCGTGGTCTTCTACGTTGGTTCGGTGACGCTGCTGGCGATGCTGCTGCCGTCAGACCAGTACGTGGCCGGCACCTCGCCGTTCGTTACCGTGTTCGGCCAGATGGGCCTCGGCTGGATGGGTGACGTCATGAACATGATCGTCATCACCGCCGCGCTGTCCTCCTGCAACTCGGGCCTGTACTCGATCGGCCGCATCTTCCGCACCATGGCCAATAACGGCCACGCCCCTCAGTGGCTCACTAAGATGTCCACACGTCACGTGCCGTATGCAGCCATCCTGGCGATCGGCGGCGTGTACCTCGTGGGCATCCTCCTCAACATCTGGCTGGGCGGCTCGCACGCCTTCGACCTCGCACTGAACACCGCGTCCATCGGCGTGATCTTCACGTGGGGCTCCATCTTCGCCAGCCAGATTGCCCTCCGAAAGAAGCGCGGCAACGTCTCCAGCCTGCCGATGCCCGGTTCGCCGTGGACCAGCTGGGTGGGCCTCATTGCCCTGCTGGCCATCACCGTGCTGATCGGGTTCGATTCCATGACGGACAAGGAAACCGGCGAGGTCTTCCTGCTGGGCCTGTGGACCCTTGCAACGATCCCGTTCTTCGCACTGGTGCTGTGGCTCGGTTGGCAGAAGGTCAAGAACAACGAGCCCAAGAGCGAGCTGTTCAGCTAA
- a CDS encoding AMP-dependent synthetase/ligase — protein sequence MREFTSPPLVEPSLHRNATDLLMQRVRSNPDHAAFEVRTPGGAVTDPWREVSTADFAHEVRALAKGFIAAGIQPGESLAIMSPTRYEWALTDMAAWFAGAVVVPVYETSAAPQVTAILADADVRLAVGGSAEHAVLLEQGFAGAGLTALGIWTLDARPGADLADLVERGARIPDSAVEERRLLATLDSVATIVYTSGTTAAPKGALITHGNFVGQVLNVAAAYTEVVREGGNTIIFLPMAHVLARGLQLICLANGMRIAHLSDPRDVVPALGALKPTFLVVVPRVLQKIQASAAAAATQKRLGRVWASAQRTAVEWGRFAEAHDADPRLRASPGLRIRRALFDRLFYSRLRQLVGGRLDYILSGAGALDAELSLFFRGLGLPVIEGYGLTETTAPLTGNLPGAINSGSVGVPMPGTSVRISDHGEVLARGVGVFAGYRRPVDNAEAFVEGYFRTGDLGELDHLGRLTLKGRIKDVIVTAGGKTISPAIWEGYVEGDPLVAHAVMVGEGKPYLGGLVLLDPESLAAWAEREGIADLKGIRIPEDGGAVQIDDARLLAVIGQAVSAANAKIARSEQVRRFVLLLTDLSEANGFVTPTMKLKRSAFTSRASHIVESLYSQPRSQP from the coding sequence TTGAGAGAGTTCACTTCTCCGCCGCTGGTGGAGCCCTCATTGCACCGCAACGCTACGGATCTACTGATGCAAAGGGTGCGCAGCAATCCGGACCACGCCGCCTTTGAGGTCAGAACCCCTGGCGGCGCCGTCACTGATCCTTGGCGCGAGGTCAGCACGGCAGACTTCGCCCATGAGGTCCGCGCCTTGGCCAAGGGCTTCATCGCTGCCGGGATTCAGCCCGGCGAGTCCCTGGCCATCATGTCTCCTACCCGGTACGAGTGGGCCTTGACGGATATGGCGGCCTGGTTCGCCGGCGCCGTCGTGGTTCCTGTTTATGAAACTTCCGCGGCACCGCAGGTGACTGCGATACTTGCCGACGCCGACGTCCGGCTCGCCGTCGGTGGCAGCGCAGAGCACGCGGTGTTGCTGGAACAAGGCTTCGCGGGGGCCGGGTTGACGGCATTGGGGATCTGGACCCTCGATGCGCGGCCCGGCGCCGACCTTGCCGATTTGGTGGAAAGAGGCGCCCGGATTCCGGATAGTGCCGTGGAGGAGCGCCGCCTGCTGGCCACCCTCGATTCGGTGGCGACCATCGTCTACACCTCCGGAACAACAGCCGCCCCCAAGGGTGCCCTGATCACGCACGGCAACTTTGTGGGACAGGTACTGAACGTGGCGGCTGCCTACACGGAGGTTGTCCGTGAAGGTGGCAACACCATCATCTTCCTGCCCATGGCGCATGTGCTGGCTCGCGGGCTGCAGCTGATCTGCCTGGCGAACGGCATGAGGATCGCGCACCTGTCCGATCCCCGTGACGTGGTTCCGGCTCTGGGTGCCTTGAAACCCACATTCCTTGTTGTGGTCCCGCGCGTGCTGCAGAAGATCCAAGCTTCTGCCGCTGCCGCCGCAACGCAGAAGCGCTTGGGACGCGTGTGGGCTTCGGCGCAACGCACGGCTGTGGAGTGGGGCCGGTTTGCAGAAGCGCACGACGCCGATCCCCGCCTGCGTGCCTCACCGGGCCTTCGTATCCGGCGGGCTCTGTTCGATCGCCTTTTCTACTCACGGCTGCGGCAGTTGGTGGGTGGCCGGCTGGACTACATACTCTCCGGTGCAGGTGCCCTTGACGCCGAACTGTCCCTTTTCTTCCGAGGATTGGGGCTTCCCGTGATCGAAGGATATGGGCTCACGGAAACCACGGCACCGCTGACAGGCAACCTTCCCGGGGCCATCAATTCCGGGTCAGTTGGAGTCCCCATGCCCGGGACCAGCGTGCGGATATCGGACCACGGCGAAGTTCTTGCTCGGGGTGTGGGCGTTTTTGCGGGTTATCGCAGGCCAGTGGATAACGCGGAAGCCTTTGTGGAGGGGTATTTCCGAACCGGAGACCTCGGTGAGTTGGACCACTTGGGTCGGCTCACCCTGAAGGGACGGATCAAGGACGTCATTGTCACCGCGGGTGGAAAGACCATCTCACCGGCCATCTGGGAAGGCTATGTGGAAGGTGATCCGCTGGTGGCCCATGCCGTGATGGTGGGGGAGGGCAAGCCCTATCTGGGCGGCCTGGTCCTGCTGGATCCCGAGTCGCTGGCTGCCTGGGCTGAACGCGAAGGCATTGCCGATCTCAAGGGAATCCGCATCCCGGAGGACGGCGGTGCAGTCCAGATAGACGACGCCCGGCTCCTCGCAGTGATTGGGCAAGCGGTCAGTGCTGCCAACGCCAAAATCGCCCGTTCCGAGCAAGTGCGCCGGTTCGTCTTGTTGCTGACCGACCTCAGTGAGGCCAACGGATTCGTGACCCCCACCATGAAGCTCAAGCGCAGTGCCTTCACCAGCCGCGCCAGCCATATTGTGGAAAGCCTCTACAGCCAGCCACGGAGCCAGCCGTGA
- the abc-f gene encoding ribosomal protection-like ABC-F family protein, whose protein sequence is MTDHLHLSGVSHGYGDRELLNAVDLAIHHGEHVAIVGENGAGKSTMLRLLAGVEKPDDGTAGLSGNPGYRVGYLAQTHGFSESLTVGDAIDASLASLRSLEAQISELESGLADADSEDLELYGSLQTEYQLREGYAAESRVEAALDKLGLGGLDRRRTLGSLSGGEQERVALACLLADPAEALLLDEPTNHLDANGTAWLESRLAAHRGTVVVVSHDRVLLRKVATTIIEVDADRRSVNRYGNGYEGYLREKAAERARWIQEYDQWLDAMAAERLQAATVADGMGYGRKRDNDKMAFGFKAGTWQSAAASKVRNAQERLRRLEDNPVDRPPVPLKLAAPSRVAAVAEVASEAAVEALGISSPGRLQPTDLRVEAGQKVLITGPNGAGKSTMLSILAGTLEPATGTVTLNGKVGYLQQELEVPARPGLRLLPAFAAGLGGNIDAHAEGLLRLGLFRPAEFHVPVGGLSAGQQRRLALARLLLGGYDTMIVDEPTNHLAPVLVEQLEAALASFEGTVVIVSHDRALGEWFDHSAAAGVRTAAAGTWVRYAMKDGELL, encoded by the coding sequence TTGACTGACCACCTGCACCTTTCCGGCGTTTCCCATGGCTACGGGGACCGCGAGCTCCTCAATGCTGTTGACCTCGCCATCCACCATGGCGAACACGTGGCTATTGTCGGCGAAAACGGCGCCGGCAAATCCACCATGCTGCGCCTGCTGGCCGGCGTGGAGAAGCCCGACGACGGCACGGCGGGTTTGTCCGGCAACCCCGGCTACCGCGTGGGTTACCTCGCGCAAACCCACGGGTTCTCCGAGTCCCTGACCGTAGGGGACGCCATTGATGCGTCGCTGGCTTCGCTGCGTTCCCTGGAGGCGCAAATCTCAGAGCTTGAGTCCGGTTTGGCTGACGCCGATTCAGAGGACCTGGAACTCTACGGAAGCCTCCAAACGGAATACCAACTCCGTGAAGGCTACGCCGCCGAATCCCGGGTGGAAGCAGCACTGGACAAACTGGGGCTGGGAGGCTTGGACCGGCGTCGAACCCTTGGATCTTTATCCGGCGGTGAGCAGGAACGGGTAGCGCTGGCCTGCCTTTTGGCCGACCCAGCCGAAGCCTTGCTGCTGGACGAGCCCACCAACCACCTGGATGCGAACGGCACTGCCTGGCTTGAATCGAGGCTGGCTGCGCATCGCGGCACGGTTGTGGTGGTTTCGCACGATCGGGTGCTGCTGAGGAAAGTAGCCACCACCATCATCGAAGTGGACGCTGACCGGCGGTCCGTGAACCGGTATGGCAACGGCTATGAAGGCTACCTCCGTGAGAAAGCGGCCGAGCGTGCCCGCTGGATCCAGGAATACGATCAATGGCTCGACGCCATGGCTGCTGAACGCCTCCAGGCTGCCACCGTGGCAGATGGCATGGGTTACGGCCGCAAACGCGACAACGACAAGATGGCTTTCGGATTCAAGGCCGGAACCTGGCAAAGCGCGGCCGCCAGTAAGGTCCGCAACGCCCAGGAACGGCTCCGCAGGCTTGAGGACAACCCGGTGGATCGGCCACCCGTGCCGCTGAAACTCGCAGCACCGTCCCGGGTGGCGGCTGTGGCGGAGGTGGCCTCCGAAGCGGCGGTGGAAGCTCTCGGCATCAGTTCTCCGGGACGGCTCCAACCCACGGACCTCAGGGTGGAGGCCGGACAAAAAGTGCTCATCACCGGCCCCAACGGTGCCGGCAAATCGACGATGCTCTCCATCCTTGCCGGGACGCTGGAGCCGGCCACCGGGACTGTGACCCTCAACGGCAAGGTGGGATATCTGCAGCAGGAACTCGAGGTGCCCGCTCGGCCGGGGCTGCGCTTACTCCCCGCGTTTGCCGCCGGACTGGGCGGCAACATCGATGCGCACGCCGAGGGGCTGCTGCGGCTGGGGCTGTTCCGCCCGGCCGAGTTCCATGTTCCTGTGGGAGGCCTTTCAGCCGGGCAGCAGCGCCGGCTCGCCCTCGCCCGGCTCCTGCTGGGTGGCTACGACACCATGATCGTGGACGAGCCCACCAACCATCTGGCACCGGTGCTGGTGGAGCAGTTGGAAGCAGCGCTCGCGTCCTTTGAAGGCACGGTGGTGATCGTGAGCCACGACCGTGCGCTGGGGGAGTGGTTTGATCACAGCGCTGCTGCCGGTGTACGCACCGCCGCAGCTGGAACGTGGGTCCGGTATGCGATGAAGGACGGAGAATTGCTGTAG
- a CDS encoding metal ABC transporter permease: protein MEFLLEPLTYDFMVRALATTAIAAVVCAVLSCWLVLIGWSLMGDAVSHAVLPGVVLAYIVGAPFALGALVFALIAVTLIGVVRNTSRVKEDAAIGIVFTSLFALGLVLISVTPSQTDLNHIIFGNLLGVSIPDLIQVVVLGVVAFAILILKRRDLTLYAFDPTHAHAIGLSPKRLGALLLGLLALTSVVALQTVGVVLVVAMLIIPGATAYLLTDRFSRMLVIAPVISVVCSVAGIYLSYYLDTASGAMVVLTQGVVFGAVYLFSPRQGLIGTRLAKARRKRAVATATAR, encoded by the coding sequence ATGGAATTCCTGCTGGAACCACTGACTTACGACTTTATGGTCCGTGCCCTCGCCACCACAGCCATCGCCGCTGTGGTCTGCGCTGTCCTGAGCTGCTGGCTCGTCCTGATCGGCTGGTCCCTCATGGGCGACGCCGTCTCGCACGCGGTGCTTCCCGGCGTCGTCCTCGCGTACATCGTGGGTGCGCCGTTTGCCTTGGGTGCGCTGGTGTTCGCCCTGATCGCGGTGACGTTGATCGGGGTGGTGCGCAATACCAGCAGGGTGAAGGAAGACGCTGCGATCGGTATCGTGTTCACCTCGCTGTTCGCGCTGGGCCTGGTGCTGATCTCCGTGACTCCGAGCCAAACCGACCTGAACCACATCATCTTCGGCAACCTGCTGGGCGTCAGCATCCCGGACCTCATCCAGGTGGTGGTCCTGGGCGTGGTGGCCTTCGCCATCCTGATCCTCAAACGCCGCGACCTCACGCTCTATGCCTTTGACCCCACGCATGCCCACGCAATCGGCCTGTCACCCAAAAGGCTCGGCGCCCTGCTCCTGGGCCTGCTCGCACTGACCTCCGTGGTTGCCCTGCAGACCGTGGGCGTGGTGCTGGTGGTGGCCATGCTGATCATCCCGGGCGCCACCGCCTACCTGCTGACGGACCGGTTCTCCCGGATGCTGGTGATTGCGCCCGTTATTTCGGTGGTGTGCTCCGTGGCCGGCATTTATCTGAGTTACTACCTGGACACGGCGTCGGGAGCCATGGTGGTCCTCACTCAAGGTGTGGTGTTCGGCGCCGTCTACTTGTTCAGCCCGCGGCAGGGACTGATCGGTACGCGACTAGCCAAAGCCCGCCGGAAGCGTGCCGTCGCCACGGCTACCGCCCGCTGA
- a CDS encoding NAD(P)/FAD-dependent oxidoreductase, giving the protein MKRRLVVIGNGMAGMRAVEEILVRGGADLFDITVFGDEPYGNYYRTRLGRVLSGEESEADILLNSLHWYQKNTITLHAGVRVERIDKFSQHVFAADGRVVQYDHLIIATGSRPFLPPMAGLYTPSGTIRHGVFTFRTLDDARRMIQFARHKDHLRAAVIGGDSFGLEAVHGLRSCGLEVNVLSGRRVAAILGADRITGLSVRNQPDIDCHMVVVSAGIRPNVDVAVVSGLAVERGIVVDDHLRVMDEEDIYAVGECVQHRGEVYGTVAPLWDQAAVLADHITGSDRSSMYLGTRARS; this is encoded by the coding sequence ATGAAGAGAAGGCTGGTGGTGATCGGCAACGGGATGGCCGGCATGCGGGCAGTGGAAGAGATCCTCGTCAGGGGTGGCGCGGATCTTTTCGACATCACCGTGTTCGGCGACGAGCCTTACGGGAATTACTACCGGACCAGGCTTGGACGTGTGCTGTCCGGGGAGGAGAGCGAGGCGGATATACTCCTCAATTCCCTGCACTGGTACCAAAAGAACACCATCACACTCCATGCAGGGGTCCGGGTGGAACGCATCGACAAGTTCAGTCAGCATGTCTTCGCCGCCGACGGCCGAGTGGTCCAGTACGACCATCTGATCATCGCAACCGGCAGCCGCCCGTTCCTGCCACCCATGGCCGGGCTATACACGCCCAGCGGAACCATCCGCCACGGAGTCTTTACCTTCCGAACCCTGGACGATGCCCGCAGGATGATCCAATTCGCCCGGCACAAGGATCACCTCCGCGCAGCAGTCATCGGCGGGGACTCGTTCGGTCTGGAAGCAGTCCACGGCCTGCGGTCCTGCGGTCTGGAGGTGAATGTTCTTTCCGGACGCCGGGTCGCCGCGATCCTCGGGGCAGACCGCATCACGGGACTGAGCGTACGCAATCAACCCGACATCGACTGCCACATGGTGGTGGTTTCCGCCGGTATCAGACCGAACGTTGACGTCGCCGTCGTAAGTGGTTTGGCGGTAGAGCGCGGAATCGTGGTGGACGACCACTTGAGGGTGATGGACGAGGAGGACATTTACGCCGTGGGCGAGTGCGTCCAGCACCGCGGCGAGGTGTACGGGACGGTGGCGCCCTTGTGGGATCAGGCTGCCGTGCTGGCCGACCACATCACGGGCTCGGATCGTAGCTCGATGTATCTGGGAACCAGGGCCCGTTCCTGA
- a CDS encoding MarR family transcriptional regulator — translation MQNVEKAIGVPGGPASGTLQALFGLANETEREVARALGLNLTDYRALTVLSESGPVTVGALAVKLSATAATTTAIVGRLEMHAFVERSRSTEDRRQVRVNVTEAASGKVRELMQPLVATAAAQLHALDPAQQLIITDFLGSVVNLMEDHLRSLSAEGAH, via the coding sequence ATGCAAAATGTTGAAAAGGCCATTGGAGTGCCGGGCGGCCCGGCTTCCGGGACTTTGCAGGCCCTCTTCGGTCTGGCCAATGAGACGGAGCGGGAGGTGGCCAGAGCGCTGGGACTCAATCTCACCGACTATCGGGCCCTCACCGTCCTCTCGGAGTCAGGCCCCGTCACCGTAGGGGCCTTGGCCGTGAAGCTCAGCGCGACCGCTGCCACCACCACAGCAATAGTCGGTCGCCTGGAAATGCATGCATTCGTGGAACGCTCCCGCAGCACGGAAGACAGGCGCCAGGTGCGCGTCAACGTCACCGAGGCTGCTTCCGGGAAGGTCAGAGAGCTGATGCAACCCCTTGTTGCCACCGCCGCTGCTCAGCTGCATGCGTTGGATCCAGCCCAGCAACTGATCATCACGGACTTCCTCGGTTCCGTGGTGAACCTCATGGAGGACCACTTGCGCTCACTATCGGCAGAGGGTGCCCATTGA
- a CDS encoding DUF1295 domain-containing protein: protein MKDTDRKGLIALPVVVVLAVLIALAGSHHGATLGGFPIFAWAVAAAFIIQWLVFIPSFKAQTEKFFDLTGSLTYVAITVMLVALTPGIDARGLLLAALVAVWALRLGTFLSRRIKASGKDDRFDEIKPSFIRFLNVWTVQGLWVVFTAAAAWIAISSSQRVGLDWLALLGFLLWAAGFGVEVVADLQKSRFKADPANKGKFISTGLWSRSRHPNYFGEILLWVGVAVIAAPVLQGWQWVAMISPVFVALLLIKVSGIPLLEKKADKTWGGQAEYEAYKKNTPVLIPKFG, encoded by the coding sequence ATGAAGGATACGGACAGGAAGGGCCTCATAGCTCTTCCAGTAGTAGTGGTTCTGGCCGTGCTCATCGCGCTTGCAGGCAGCCACCATGGCGCAACGCTTGGCGGCTTCCCGATTTTCGCGTGGGCAGTGGCGGCCGCTTTCATCATTCAATGGCTCGTCTTCATCCCGTCCTTCAAGGCGCAAACAGAGAAATTCTTTGACCTCACCGGATCGCTCACCTATGTAGCCATCACGGTGATGCTGGTGGCACTGACCCCAGGAATCGATGCCCGCGGGCTCCTGCTGGCCGCGCTGGTGGCCGTGTGGGCCTTGCGCCTGGGCACCTTCCTGTCCCGCCGCATCAAGGCATCAGGCAAGGACGACCGCTTCGACGAGATCAAACCGTCGTTCATCCGGTTCCTCAACGTGTGGACGGTGCAAGGCCTCTGGGTGGTCTTCACTGCGGCCGCGGCCTGGATTGCCATCAGCAGTTCACAGCGCGTGGGCCTCGACTGGTTGGCGCTCCTGGGTTTCCTGCTCTGGGCCGCGGGTTTCGGTGTGGAGGTGGTGGCAGACCTGCAGAAGAGCCGCTTCAAAGCTGACCCAGCCAACAAGGGAAAGTTCATCTCCACCGGGCTGTGGTCACGATCCCGGCACCCCAACTACTTTGGCGAGATCCTGCTCTGGGTCGGAGTGGCTGTCATCGCCGCGCCGGTGCTCCAAGGTTGGCAGTGGGTGGCCATGATCTCGCCCGTGTTCGTGGCGTTGCTGCTCATCAAGGTCAGCGGCATCCCCCTGCTGGAAAAGAAAGCGGACAAGACCTGGGGTGGCCAGGCCGAGTACGAGGCATACAAGAAGAACACCCCCGTCCTGATTCCCAAGTTCGGATAG
- a CDS encoding DUF2177 family protein: protein MKRWLLAYALTAVIFAAIDVVWIITVAQRQYQSQIGHLLAASPNPLGAVVFYLIFVAGIVHYGVRPGQLRASMRQRIVAGALFGFFTYATWALTALAVLKDFPVVVAVTDIAWGAGVCALVTWLAVAALRKIPLGGTAA from the coding sequence GTGAAGCGGTGGCTGCTCGCCTATGCCCTGACGGCAGTGATCTTCGCCGCGATCGACGTCGTATGGATCATCACTGTGGCGCAGCGGCAGTACCAGAGCCAGATCGGCCACCTCCTGGCCGCCAGCCCAAATCCGCTTGGGGCCGTGGTGTTCTATCTCATCTTCGTCGCCGGGATAGTGCACTACGGAGTCCGGCCGGGACAGTTGCGCGCCTCCATGCGGCAGCGGATTGTTGCCGGTGCATTGTTCGGCTTCTTCACGTACGCCACCTGGGCGCTGACGGCACTGGCCGTGCTCAAGGATTTCCCGGTGGTGGTCGCCGTGACGGATATCGCCTGGGGTGCAGGAGTCTGCGCGTTGGTCACATGGCTCGCTGTTGCCGCCCTCCGCAAAATTCCACTGGGTGGTACTGCCGCCTAG